From a single Bacillus gobiensis genomic region:
- a CDS encoding restriction endonuclease → MNKMNLEQFTLLQTLLEQCENSGDEFDNIIWKPVNVDSATIQEFDQHVKVVEESKDWPTNLNWKKGRVLEDLAVFLFERFSGVVEVKKNKRGDNETDIETKLSDKALPTFIKECIGLKIICECKNYKSKSIDVGMVTKLAEIIPDRGSRFGIFISINGMGGYGWRYGEGKRKKIMYSEKIPIISFTLNELKPLREGKNLYTFIQEKYNLLVDDVDDESAELPNESQVEYSKRLHEIIEHFYKCELIDHTQFKIIKENAIKRYGSLHND, encoded by the coding sequence TTTAGAACAATTTACACTTCTTCAAACATTATTAGAACAGTGTGAAAATTCTGGAGATGAATTTGACAATATTATTTGGAAGCCTGTGAATGTAGATAGTGCAACAATTCAAGAATTCGATCAGCATGTTAAAGTAGTTGAAGAGAGTAAAGATTGGCCAACCAATTTAAATTGGAAAAAAGGAAGAGTCCTTGAAGATCTTGCTGTATTCCTATTTGAAAGATTCAGTGGTGTAGTGGAAGTCAAAAAAAATAAAAGAGGAGATAATGAGACTGATATTGAGACAAAGTTAAGTGATAAAGCGTTACCTACATTTATAAAAGAATGTATTGGTCTTAAAATTATCTGCGAGTGCAAAAATTACAAGTCAAAATCAATAGATGTAGGAATGGTAACAAAGTTAGCAGAAATTATTCCTGATAGAGGTTCTAGGTTTGGTATATTCATTTCTATAAATGGCATGGGCGGATACGGTTGGAGATACGGAGAAGGAAAAAGGAAGAAAATAATGTATAGTGAAAAGATTCCTATAATATCCTTTACGTTAAATGAACTTAAACCACTTAGAGAAGGTAAAAATCTCTATACTTTTATACAGGAAAAATATAACCTTTTAGTAGATGATGTTGATGATGAGAGTGCGGAATTACCTAATGAAAGTCAAGTGGAATATTCTAAGAGACTGCATGAAATTATAGAACACTTCTACAAATGTGAGTTAATAGATCATACGCAATTTAAAATAATTAAAGAAAATGCAATTAAAAGATATGGATCTTTACATAATGATTAA
- a CDS encoding DUF4145 domain-containing protein has protein sequence MKRESLPDLHKDIYNCPLCKTYCEQEHFHIQEDMEGNKELVYLHSILPVDLARIIAERQVISVCTICEDSYMWVKGKLVYPNYGEVPEPNDDLPEEIKTLYQEAASVFNLSPRSSAALLRLAIEKFLELEGYQGNLNKKISTLVTNGASDIIQKGLDAIRYYGNKGVHPGELDLSENKEDITYLFDLLNVISEEFITKPKRVNDFYSKLPFGFREHIDKRDRQTLK, from the coding sequence ATGAAAAGAGAAAGTCTTCCAGATCTTCATAAGGATATTTATAATTGTCCATTATGTAAAACCTATTGTGAACAAGAACATTTTCATATTCAGGAGGATATGGAAGGGAATAAGGAATTAGTATATTTGCATTCTATTTTACCAGTAGATTTAGCTAGAATAATTGCAGAACGGCAAGTGATATCGGTTTGTACAATATGTGAGGATTCTTATATGTGGGTCAAAGGAAAATTAGTTTATCCAAACTATGGAGAAGTTCCTGAGCCTAATGATGACTTACCTGAAGAGATTAAAACGCTATATCAAGAAGCTGCTAGTGTATTTAATTTATCTCCTAGATCTTCAGCAGCTTTATTAAGATTAGCAATTGAAAAATTTCTTGAATTAGAGGGTTATCAAGGGAATCTAAACAAAAAAATCAGTACGTTAGTAACAAATGGTGCTTCCGACATTATACAAAAAGGACTAGACGCAATTAGGTATTATGGAAATAAAGGTGTTCATCCTGGTGAATTAGATCTAAGTGAGAACAAAGAAGATATAACATACCTGTTTGACTTATTGAATGTTATATCTGAGGAGTTTATAACTAAACCAAAAAGAGTTAATGATTTTTATTCCAAATTACCATTTGGTTTTAGAGAACATATTGATAAGAGAGATAGACAGACACTCAAATAA
- a CDS encoding HNH endonuclease, with amino-acid sequence MKQFLDSKYKGLCLYSYYIYDRIVPYDVFHHIMPIKDDWNMRLHLYNLIPLTNSVHEKIHKMYEKDQERTQRELQQLVEKWNGFGK; translated from the coding sequence ATGAAGCAATTCTTGGATTCAAAGTATAAAGGACTGTGTCTTTATTCGTACTACATCTATGATCGTATCGTACCTTATGATGTGTTCCATCATATTATGCCAATCAAAGATGATTGGAATATGAGGCTGCATTTATATAACCTCATCCCACTGACAAACAGTGTGCATGAGAAGATTCACAAGATGTACGAGAAGGATCAAGAGCGAACCCAACGAGAGCTTCAGCAATTGGTGGAAAAATGGAATGGATTTGGCAAGTAG
- a CDS encoding phage terminase small subunit P27 family, whose amino-acid sequence MGRPRQPAGLLVVKGKKHLTKSEIEDRKAKEVRAPADKVEAPSYLPDELKAEFDRISEELLAIDIMTNLDCEALARFIVAENQYQKVSIKLMKMKSIGARYMDLLKIQEKLFKQARASASDLGLTISSRCKLVVPKQQDEKPKNKFSKFGP is encoded by the coding sequence ATGGGTAGACCAAGACAACCGGCAGGTTTACTTGTGGTGAAAGGTAAAAAACATTTGACCAAGAGTGAAATTGAAGATCGAAAAGCCAAAGAAGTTCGGGCGCCGGCTGATAAAGTCGAGGCGCCTTCTTATTTGCCCGATGAATTGAAAGCGGAATTCGATCGTATTTCCGAAGAGCTATTAGCCATCGATATCATGACGAATTTGGACTGTGAAGCCCTCGCTCGATTCATTGTGGCTGAAAATCAATACCAAAAAGTAAGCATCAAGCTGATGAAAATGAAGTCAATTGGTGCGAGATACATGGATCTTTTAAAAATACAAGAAAAGCTCTTCAAACAAGCCAGGGCTTCTGCCAGTGATTTAGGATTAACTATAAGCTCTCGGTGTAAACTTGTTGTTCCTAAGCAACAAGATGAGAAACCGAAGAATAAATTTAGTAAGTTTGGTCCATGA